A genomic window from Plasmodium chabaudi chabaudi strain AS genome assembly, chromosome: 8 includes:
- a CDS encoding gamma-glutamylcysteine synthetase, putative translates to MGFLKIGTPLSWEDVHNVKSLIRLYGILQFVHSYNCNKDRNDEHIMFGDEIEYIVIRNDDKLKESSALLCATDLIDEMMNLESGTDCQYGSHWTPEYSSFTIEGTPSVPFKFELNSLYFIEHCMKIRRNKLNNVLSGLPGVRVITLPCYPNVLLDNSLMMAKRINLENKKQKKNEKHKQEIVDTSPINYNSIQIDKTIQEPENGEEKHDENRNENEAQKQTSQKSENKNISIDIISDIDENKSTHFVSSDIAQHKYDDFLIPDISMDGGDSNNRKDAKNDEAIYKGDASNENVDIEGEDNSYMSTIKEDSIFKCELFKPEMTKEYSNSCLVTDMVISPHSRYVTLTKNIRKRRGTKVISFNEIYKDVHTENMDIWKLSLDKNDEKLFKKKLKKKTLDGHLIWNKSMTNEKKSEKTNEIKNAENDKTELLDKVIKHSLFSNIDDDEDYVYSYNREFIEEYSKKCKYPIKNYVYLDAMFFGMSMCCQQVTMSFQTINDAKYVYDQLAVIAPLFLAITACTPYLGGFLTETDARWRVISNSVDCRTEDELSYISKPRYSGISLYISDEAPLKKNYYFYNDIDIVLNKNVYDKLIKENVDEYLARHIASLFVRDPIVVFEGSFSEQDISTIKNIINEKNENGNNSKMWNENEMNKIYLSDDFEFLEDYKEKVLSSHQHFENFQSTNWNSVRFKPPPILDNNYLNGPSSIGWRVEFRTPDIQITDFENASVVALIMVLSKFILKNKLNLYIPMSKLEENLFRSSKRDAILKEKFYFRNDINYDTSNNDIEEKSIYEIFFNKNNGILYLCSLYIEEQFEQGLINLSAKNKINEYIQFIELRCKGEISTGASFLRKFILNHPSYEKNSYINNQINYDLCKLISDIGKGEIAPHELLGGFVDPHKERIKNNLRRISKRQYLKSLAYKFISGEDYTQYLLLNEDLKHDKDFYIQSKHTNYEESDESIDDNMLEFGKKLYQFSA, encoded by the coding sequence ATGGGTTTTCTAAAAATTGGAACTCCTTTAAGTTGGGAAGATGTACATAATGTCAAGTCATTAATCAGATTATATGGAATATTACAATTTGttcattcatataattgtaATAAAGATCGAAATGATGAACATATTATGTTTGGAGATGAAATTGAATATATAGTTATAAGGaatgatgataaattaaaagaatcATCTGCACTTTTATGTGCTACTGATTTGATTGATGAAATGATGAATTTAGAAAGTGGGACTGATTGTCAATATGGATCTCATTGGACTCCTGAATATTCTTCCTTTACAATTGAAGGTACACCATCTGTACCATTTAAATTTGAATTgaattctttatattttatcgaACATTGCATGAAAATtcgaagaaataaattaaataatgttttaAGTGGCTTACCAGGTGTTCGAGTCATAACATTGCCATGCTACCCTAACGTACTTTTAGATAACAGTCTCATGATGGCAAAAAGAATCAAccttgaaaataaaaaacaaaaaaaaaatgaaaaacatAAACAAGAAATAGTAGACACATCTcctataaattataactCCATACAAATTGATAAAACAATTCAAGAGCCAGAAAATGGAGAAGAAAAACATGACGAAAATCGTAACGAAAATGAAGCACAAAAACAAACTTCTcaaaaaagtgaaaataaaaatattagcaTTGATATTATATCTGATATTGacgaaaataaatcaaCCCATTTTGTTAGTTCCGATATTGCTcaacataaatatgatgaCTTTTTAATTCCTGATATATCTATGGATGGTGGtgatagtaataatagGAAGGATGCGAAAAATGACGAAGCTATTTACAAAGGGGATGCTTCCAATGAAAATGTAGACATCGAAGGAGAAGATAATAGTTATATGTCAACAATAAAAGAAGAttcaatatttaaatgtgaattatttaaaccAGAAATGACAAAAGAATATAGTAATAGTTGTTTAGTTACAGATATGGTTATTAGTCCTCATTCAAGATATGTCACATtaactaaaaatataagaaaaagaCGAGGAACAAAagttatatcatttaatgaaatatataaagatgTACATACAgaaaatatggatatatGGAAACTATCTttagataaaaatgatgagaaactttttaaaaaaaaattaaaaaaaaaaacgttaGATGGTCATCTCATTTGGAATAAATCAATGacaaatgaaaagaaaagtgaaaaaacaaatgaaataaaaaatgcagaaaatgataaaaccGAATTATTAGACAAGGTAATAAAACATAGTCTGTTTAGTAACATAgatgatgatgaagatTATGTATATTCTTATAATCGTGAATTTATAGAagaatattcaaaaaaatgtaaatatccaattaaaaattatgtatatttagaTGCTATGTTTTTTGGTATGAGTATGTGTTGTCAGCAAGTTACAATGTCTTTTCAAACAATTAATGAtgcaaaatatgtatatgatCAGCTAGCTGTTATTGCACCATTATTTTTAGCTATAACAGCATGTACACCCTATTTAGGTGGATTCTTAACCGAAACAGATGCACGATGGAGAGTTATATCAAATAGTGTCGATTGTAGAACTGAAGATGAATTGTCCTACATTTCAAAACCAAGATATTCAGGAATATCTCTATACATATCTGATGAAGCtccattaaaaaaaaattattatttttacaatgaTATTgatattgttttaaataaaaatgtctatgataaattaataaaagaaaatgttgATGAATATTTGGCTAGACATATTGCATCATTATTTGTTCGTGACCCAATTGTAGTATTTGAAGGTTCATTTAGTGAACAAGATATTagtacaataaaaaatattataaacgaaaaaaatgaaaatggtAATAATTCTAAAATGTggaatgaaaatgaaatgaataaaatatatttaagtgacgattttgaatttttagaagattataaagaaaaagtaTTATCATCACATCaacattttgaaaatttccAAAGTACAAATTGGAATAGTGTACGATTTAAACCACCACCAATATtagataataattatttaaatggtCCTAGTTCAATTGGATGGAGAGTTGAATTTCGAACTCCTGATATTCAAATAACAGATTTTGAAAATGCTTCTGTTGTTGCATTAATTATGGTATTatctaaatttatattaaaaaataaattaaatttatatatacctaTGTCGAAATTAGAAGAAAATCTATTTCGATCATCTAAGCGTGATGCAATATTAAAGGAAAAATTTTACTTCCGAAATGATATAAACTATGATACAtctaataatgatatagaagaaaaaagtatttacgaaatattttttaataaaaataatggaattttatatttatgttctttatatattgaaGAACAATTTGAACAAGGTCTAATCAACTTATcagcaaaaaataaaattaatgaatatatacaatttattGAATTAAGATGTAAAGGTGAAATATCTACAGGGGCGTcatttttaagaaaatttattttaaaccATCCATcctatgaaaaaaattcatatataaacaatcaAATTAATTATGATCTATGTAAATTAATATCTGATATAGGTAAAGGTGAAATTGCTCCTCACGAATTATTAGGTGGTTTTGTTGATCCACATAAAGAGAgaatcaaaaataatttaagaCGAATTAGTAAAAgacaatatttaaaatcgttagcatataaatttatttctgGTGAAGACTATACACAATATCTTCTCCTTAATGAAGATCTAAAGCATGATAAAGATTTCTATATTCAAAGCAAACATACAAATTATGAAGAATCTGATGAATCCATTGATGATAACATGCTTGAGTTtgggaaaaaattataccaATTCAGTGCATAG
- a CDS encoding nucleosome assembly protein, putative, with protein sequence MKRDRSENSVENTTDPKHTKIENDDPLIPFIKDFEDIQKDIEQLDIKCAHEQMNIQKQYDEKKKPLFDKRDVIIQKVPCFWANTLRKHPALSDIVPEDIDILNHLTTLDLKDNMDNNGSYKITFTFSDKAKEYMEPLVLVKHVTFDNNQEKVVECTRIKWKDGKNPIAAVSNSRIDIDNEMPKWSVFEWFTTEELHDKPDLGEIIRREIWHNPLSYYLGLEDFDDFDEDFDDDDDEDEDDDDENEDEDEDDENEDDEDDEDGKDNDD encoded by the exons aaaaattgaaaatgatgatccCTTGATACCATTTATAAAAGACTTTGAAGACA TTCAAAAGGACATCGAACAATTAGATATAAAGTGCGCACATGAGCAAATGAACATCCAGAAGCAATACGACGAAAAGAAGAAACCCCTTTTCGATAAGAGAGatgtaataatacaaaaagtTCCATGCTTTTGGGCAAACACATTAAGAAAACATCCAGCATTAAGTGACATCGTACCTGAAGATATAGATATCTTAAATCATTTAACAACACTCGatttaaaagataatatGGATAATAATGGATCATACAAAATAACATTCACATTTAGTGACAAGGCTAAAGAATATATGGAGCCATTAGTTTTAGTTAAACATGTAacatttgataataatcAAGAAAAAGTAGTTGAATGTACAAGAATTAAATGGAAAGATGGAAAAAATCCAATAGCAGCTGTATCTAATAGTAGAATAGATATAGATAATGAAATGCCCAAATGGTCGGTTTTCGAATGGTTTACAACTGAAGAATTACATGACAAACCAGACCTTGGAGAAATTATTCGAAGAGAAATATGGCATAATCCATTATCCTATTATTTAGGATTAGAAGACTTTGATGACTTTGATGAAGATTTTGATGATGACGATGACGAAGATGaagatgatgatgatgaaaatgaagacGAGGATGAGGATGACGAAAATGAAGATGATGAAGATGACGAAGACGGAAAAGATAATGAtgattaa